The Mesorhizobium sp. B2-8-5 genome segment CGAGATAGTGCGCGAATTCCGCCCGCGACCGCAGCTGTCGAGAGGCCCGGTGTCTGATCAAGATGGCGCAGTCCATCGCCAGCCGGGAGGAACATAGGGAGGAGACAATGCAGTCGAGGAGCCTGTGCGCCGGCTTGGTCGCGCTTGCCGGATTCGCAGCCTGCGCTGGAGCGACATCCGGCCATGCCGAAGCCAAGAAGACCTACGCCATCTACCTTTCCAACAATTTTGTCGGCAATGACTGGCGCCAGCAAATGGAGCGCGTCGCCAATGTCGCGGTCAACAAGGGGCCGCTGAAAGGCCGCGTCGACCTCAAGATCGAAAATGCCGAAAACACGGTCCAGGCGCAGATCAATTCCCTGAACAACATCATTCGCCAGAAGCCCGACGCGATCCTGATCGACGCGTCGTCGGCCGAGGCTCTCAATCCAACGATCAAGAAAGCCTGCGACGCCGGCATAATCGTCGTCAGCTTCGACCAGACCGTGTCGACCGAATGCGCCTACAAGCTGCATTCCGACTTCGACATCATGGCCAACAACCAGGCCGAATGGATGGCCTCCATGCTCGGCGGCAAGGGCAAGGTCTTCATGGACCGGGGCCTCGCAGGCGCGCCGATATCCGAGCAGTTCGAAAAGAATTTCGGCGCCGTGCTCAAGAAATATCCCGGCATCGAGATCGTTGGCTATTTCAACGGCAACTACGCCGCAGGGCCCGAACAGGAGGGCGTGGCGAGCCTGCTCGCCGCGCACCCGGAGGTCGACGGCATCTTCTCGCAAGGCTACGGCACCGGCGCCATCAAGGCGCTGCAGAATGCCGACCGGCCGATGGTGCCGGTCGTCGCCGCCGCCTTCAACGGCACCGGCGTCAGCTGCGCCGAGACCAAGGGAGCGAAATGCTGGCTCGGCGCCAATCCGCCGTCCCTGTCCGCCGAAGCGATCAAGCTCGCCGTCGACATTCTCGATACCGGCAAGAAGCCGGCCGACACGACCGTGCTGTTCAATTCGCCCGGCCTGACCACGGATATGGTCGATGCCAAATACGCGCCGAATTCCTCGGCCGTGAAGATCGAACTCGGCAAGACCGTGTTCCCCGATCTGGCGCCGGGCCTTTCGCTGCCGGTATCGCCAAGCTGGGTGGAGATCACGCCCAAGGAGGCCTCGGGAAGCTGATTTGATGAGGGCAGGGGCACCGCATCGCGGCGCCACGATTTCGAAACGAAAAACGGGAGGAGAAAATCATGAAATTATTGAGCCGTTACACCGGCCTTGCAGCGCTTGCAGCCACCATGATGGTGGTTGGCATGCAGGCCGGCCATGCCGAAGACAAGAAACCCTACACCATCTATCTCTCCAACAATTTCGTCGGCAATGACTGGCGCCAGCAGATGGAGCGCGTCGCCACCGTGTCGGTCAACAAGGGGCCGCTGAAAGGCCGCGTTGACCTCAAGATCGAGAATGTCGAGAACACTGTACAGGCGCAGATCAACTCGCTGAACAACATCATCCGCCAGAAGCCGGACGCGATCCTGGTCGATGCCGGTTCGGATTCGGCGCTCAACCCCACCATCAAGAAGGCCTGCGACGCGGGCATCGTCGTCATCAGCTTCGACCAGGTGGTGACCGAGCCTTGCGCCTATGCCGTCGCTTCCGATTGGGACCGCATTCCCGCTGTCATGGCCGAGTGGATGGCCACCCAGCTTGGCGGCAAGGGCAACATCATCCTCGACCGCGGCCTCGCCGGCGCACCGATCTCGGCGCAATTGCAGGGTGGGTACGAAAAGGTGCTGGCCAAATATCCCGACATCAAGGTTGTCGGCTATTACAACGGCAATTACGCGCTCGGTCCGGAACAGTCCGGCGTGGCGGCACTGCTTGCCGCCAATCCGAAGATCGACGGCATCATGACACAAGGCTACGGTTCGGGCGCCATCCAGGCGCTGAAGGACGCCGGCCGGCCGATCGTCCCGGTCGTCGGCTTCTCCTACAATGTCGCGGCCGTCACCTGCGCGCAGACGCAAGGCGCCAAATGCATCCTCGGCTCGAATCCGGCCTATCTTTCCTCCGAAGCGATCAAGCTGGCGGTCGATATGCTGGACACCGGCAAGAAGCCGGCCGAACGCTCGGTGTCGGTCAAGGGTGATTTCGTGACGACCGATCCTTTCGAGTCGAAGCTTTATCCGGGCACCAAGATGATCAAGATCGCGGTCGGCGAAAATGCCTTCCCCGACCAGGCGCCCGGCCTGACACTGCCGATCACGCCCGATTGGGTCGAGATCACCGCCGCGGAAGCCGCTGGCAGCAAGTAACATCCGGTTCCACGATCCTGTCTCCCGGCATCGAGCGATGCCGGGAGACCTTTTCGAGCAATTCCAGGAAAAGTGTGAGCGGTTTTCCGTCCGGAATTGCGTAAAAACAAAGAGATAGAGCGGTTCGCTGTTTCCTTGAAACGGTGAAACGCTCTGGAAAGCGGCCCATGGATCTCGTCACCGTCAACGGTCTGTCAAAACGCTATGGCGGCATCGTCGCGCTGAGCGAAGCCGCATTCAGCGCCCGCGCCGGCGAGGTGCACGCGCTGCTCGGGGAGAACGGAGCGGGCAAAAGCACCTTCATCCAGATCCTGTCGGGAGCGGTGCAGCATGACGGCGGCTCCATCCTCGTCGATGGCCAGGACTATCGGCCCGCGAACCCGGATGCCGCGCAGGCGCGCGGCATTGCCGCCGTCTTCCAGGAACTGTCGCTCATCCCCGATCTCAGCGTCGAGCAAAACATCTGGTTCCGGCACGAGCCAAGGACATGGCTTGGTACCGTCAACCGCGCTGAAATGCGCCGCGGGACGCTGGCGCTTCTCGAAAAATACGATTTCCCGGCGCTGCGTCCCGAACAGGAATTGCGGCGGCTGACGCTGGCCGAACGGCAGATCGTCGAGATCGCCAAGGGCCTGGCCAAGGACCCGCGCATCCTCATCCTCGACGAGGCGACTTCGGCGCTGCCGGCGCGGGAGGCTGAATGGCTGTTGAAGCTCACCCGGCAACTGGCCGCCGAAGGCAGGCTGGTCATCTTCATCTCGCATCGCATGGCCGAGGTGCGCGCCATCGCAGACCGGCTGACGATCTTCCGCAATGGCAGCACTGTCGCCGCGCATGAGGCCGCTGCCGTTTCCGACGACGAGATCGTCACCCAGATGATCGGCCGGCATCTCGATCGGCTCTATCCCGAGCGCGTGCCGACGATGACGGATCGCGTCGCGCTCAAGGTCGCAAACCTCGCCAGCGGCAGCCGTCTCTCAGGGGTCGACTTTTCGCTTCGCGAGGGCGAGGTGCTCGGCGTCGGCGGCTTGCAGGGCCACGGCCAGCGCGAGCTGTTCCAGGCGCTGTTCGGCGCCACAAAGGCGAGCGGCACGATCGAGCTCTGGGGCAAGCCCGCGGCGATCGGCAATCCGCGCCAGGCGCTGACCGGCAAGGATGGCATCGCGCTGGTGCCGGAAGACCGGCGCGGCCAGGGCCTGCTCTTGACCAAGAGCGTACGCGAGAACCTGACGCTGTCGGTCATCAAGCGCTTCACCGAAAATGGCCTGCTCAGCCGGCAGAAGGAAGCGGCCCTGGTCAAGGAGATGGTCGATTTCCTGCGTATCAAGGCCGGCACGCCGGAACAGCTCGCCGGAACGCTGTCCGGCGGCAACCAGCAGAAGGTGATCTTCGGCAAGATGCTTCTGACGCAAGCGCGCGTGCTCCTGCTCTACGATCCTACACGCGGCGTCGATGTCGGCACCAAGGGCGAGATCTTCCAGCTGATGCGCGATCTCGCCGCCAAGGGCTACGCGATCCTGTTCCATTCGAGCGACATGCCAGAGCTCGTCCATGTCGCCGACCGCGTGCTGGTGATGCGCAACGGCCGTATCGCCGCGACGCTGGAGGGCGAGCATATTTCGGAGGAGGAAATCCTGCGCGCCGCCATGCTTGAAACCAGGACGGCCTGAGGCATGGTGATGTCCGCGGAGCAAACTGTGGAAAGGGCGCGAATGCCGGTGCGAACCAAGGACAGCAGGCCAGGCATGGATTGGCGCGGCCGCGCGCTCGACCGCGCGCCGTTCCTCGTCGCCTGCCTGATGCTGGCCTTGATCGTCGCCATCTATGGCAGCCTGCAGTCCGGCGTCTTCAGCCTGGACGAGCTCAATCTCGATACGGCGGCGGCGATGACGCTGATGCTGGCGGCAACCGGACAGACCATCGTTCTGGTGCGCGGCGGCATCGATCTGTCGATCGGCGGCATGATCAGCCTCGGCACGGTGATCGCGGCGACGCGTTTCACCGACGATCCTTCGACCACGGCGTTCTGGGCGCTGGCCATACTGGCGCTCGGTTTCCTCATCGGCGCGCTCAATGGCCTGCTGATCTCGCTGCTCAAGCTGCAGCCTTTCCTGGTGACGCTCGCTACCTGGTCGATCCTCAACGGCGTCGCCATGATCATCCTGCCGACCGATGGCGGCAGCGTTCCCGGTTGGTGGGTTGGTTTCGCCTCGGTGCAACTCCTCGGCCTGACCAGCCCGGTCTGGATGTTGCTGGCGCTGCTCGTGTTCTGGCGGTGGTTCCGTGCGACGCGCGTCGGCATCACCATCCAGGCCTCCGGCTCCAACGAGAAATCGGCGTTTCTGTCGGGGGTTTCCATCACCCGCGCCAACATCGTCACCTACGGCCTGTCAGGTCTGTTCGCCGCGGGCGCTGCGCTGTTTCTGATAACACAGACCGGCGCCGGTTCGCCGACCATAGGCAAGGACTACATCCTGCCTTCCGTGGCGGCCGCGGTCATCGGCGGCGTCAGCCTGTTCGGCGGTCGCGGCCATCTCGCCGGCACGCTGATCGGCGCTTTCGTGCTTACCCTCATCGGCAATCTGGTCTTCGTCCTGCACGTGTCGAGCTATTGGCAGCCGGTCGCGTCCGGCATCATCCTGCTGCTCTCGGTGCTCGCAAGCTCGATCGCCGAAAAGGCCGCGAGGAACCGCGTCCAATGAGCGCTTTCCTCGCCCGCAACCGCCTCATCGTGCTTGCCTATGCCGGCATGGTCGTGCTGCTCCTGGTCACGGCGATTTTCTCGCCTGGCTTCCTCTCGGTCTCCAACATGCGCTCGACGGTGGTGCTGGCGGCCTTCGTCGGTATCGTCGCGCTCGGCCAGACCTTCGTCATCATCGGCGGCGGCATCGACCTGTCGGTGCCCTGGGTGCTGAATTCCGCGGCGATCGTCATGGCGCTGCTCTGCGGCGGGCAGGACCTGCCGCTTATCTGGGTCATGCCGCTGCTGCTTGCCGGCGGCGCCTTCATCGGGCTCATCAACGGCGTCGGCGTCGCCCAGTTCGGCGTGCCGCCGATTATCATGACATTGGCCACCAATGTCATCCTGCAGGGCCTGATCCTGGTGCTGACCGGCGGTTCGCCGACGCCGTCCGCGCCGGCGCTGATCCAGTTCCTGTCGGTCGGGCGCATCGGCGGCTTCCCGGTCATAGCGCTGATCTGGCTCGCGCTGACGCTGGTCGCCACGCTGTTGCTCTCCAAGGCCGCGTTCGGGCGTCATCTCTATGCGCTGGGAACCAGCGCGACCGTCGCCGAATTCTCCGGCGTGCCGACCGCGCGCATCACCATTCTGACCTACGTCGTCTCCGGCCTCACCGCCGCTTTCGCCGGCATGCTTTTTACCGGCTATTCCGGCCAGGCCTATCTCGGCATGGGCGATGCCTATCTGTTCACCTCGATCGCGGCGGTCGCCATCGGTGGCGCTTCGATCCTCGGCGGCAGCGGGCATTATCTCGGCACCGTCGCTGGCGCCATGGTGCTGACCATCCTCACCGGGCTCTTACCGGCGCTCAACCTGTCGAGCGGCGCGCTACTCGTCGTCTACGGCGCGGTGATCCTGATCACCGTGTCGATCGGCAGCGAGACCTTCGCCGGGCTCGGCGGCAGAATTCGCGGCAGAAGGGCTTGAGCATGGTCGAAATCACTTGCGTCGTCGATGCCGAAGCAGAGCTGGGCGAGGGCACGCTCTGGGACCCTAAGGCCGGCGTGCTCTGGTGGATCGACATCTGGAAGAAGCTGATCCACCGCTACGACCCGTCGACCGGCAAAGACGAGGTGTTCGAGACGCCGGAATATCTCGGTTGCCTCGGCCTGCGCGAAAAAGGCGGCCTGGTGCTGACCATGACCGACGGTTTTCATTTCTTCGACCCTGCGACTGGTGTGTTCGAAGCGATCGTCGACCCGGAAGCGCATATGCCGAAGACCCGTTTCAATGACGGCAAGCCGGACCGGCAGGGGCGGTTCTGGTCAGGCTCGATGTTCGAGGTGCCTGGCAAGCCGATCGAATTCATCGGCGCGCTATACCGGCTCGATCCCGATCTTTCGGTGCACAAGATCATCGACGGCATCGGTTGCTCCAATGGGCTCGCCTGGAGCCCGGATTCGAAGACCATGTATTTCTCCGACAGCCATGCCGGCGCGGTGTGGGCCTATGATTTCGACCCCGCCACCGGCGACATCGAGAACCGCCGTACCTTCGTTGACATGACGGTCACCGGCGGCGTCGCCGACGGAGCTACGGTCGATGCCGAAGGCTGCTATTGGGTGACCATCCCGGTGACCAGCAAGGTCTGCCGCTACGATCCGACCGGCAAACTGATGCAGACGGTGCTCTTGCCGACCGACCTGCCGACCTGCTGCGAGTTCGGCGGCAAGGACCTCGATATCCTCTATGTCACCTCTGCCGTGCTCAAGCGTCCTGCCAGCCACTTCGTCGGCCAGAAGCATCCGGGCGGCCTGTTTGCGCTCGATGTCGGCGTCAAGGGTCTGACGCTGCCGACATTCAAGGGATAGCGCCGGCAATCTAGGCGCGACATCGCGGGCAGCGCCTCGACCTTGCGCGCCGAGATGGTCCCATCGCCATAAGCGGGTTGACATTCACAGCGCGGGGTGCGTGCCAGCCACCAGAGGAATTTTCCGCGATTTCGGTGTGCAGCTGGAAAACCGTTGGCGGTCATTCGCGGAATCTCCTTGAGGCTGGCGCGCGGATTGATCAGTTTGTCCCCAAGCAGGACCACTTGCCAGGCGGATAGTCGCGGCGGACAGGGAGAGAACAGCAATGCGCACCAAAACCAGCATCCGCGTCGTCGGCTGCCACGCCGAGGGCGAGATCGGCGATGTCATCGTGGGCGGCGTGCTGCCGCCTGCCGGCCGCACGATGATGGAGAAGATGATCACGATGGAACGCGATCACGACCATATCAGGCGCATGCTGATCTGCGAGCCGCGCGGCAGCGTTGCCCGGCATGTCAATCTCCTGGTGCCCTCGACGCGCGAGGATTGCGCCGCGGGCGCCATCATCATGGAGCCGACCGAATATCCGCCGATGTCCGGCTCCAACACGATCTGCGTCGCCACGGTGTTGCTCGAGACCGGCATGGTGCCGATGCAGGAGCCCGAGACGCGCTTCAAGCTGGATATGCCCGGCGGCGTCATCGAGGTGCGCGCCGAATGCAGCGACGGCAAATGCCTGTCGATCACGCTGCGCAATGCCCCCGCCTTCGCCGAGCGCCTCGATGCCAATATCGAGGTGGAAGGGCTCGGCACGATCAAGGTCGATATTGCCTATGGCGGCATGTTCTACGCGATTGTCGATGCGCCCGCGCTCGGCTTCTCGGTCACCCCCGACGAGGCCCGCGAATTGGCCGTGGCCGGCGAGAAGGTTCGCCGCGCGGCGCGCGAGCAGCTCGATGTCGTGCATCCGCAGTTCGACAATGTGCGCGGTGTGTCGATCGTGCAGTTCGCCATGCCGTTCCAGGGGCCAGGCAACGTCACGCGCAACACCTGCATCGTCTCGCCAGGACGCTCGGACCGCAGCCCGACAGGAACCGGCACCTCGGCCCGCATGGCCGTGCTGCAGGCGCGAGGCCAGATGAAGGCCGGCGAGGTGCTGATCCATGAATCGATCATCGGCTCGCGCTTCACCGGCAAGATCCTCGAACTTACCGAAGTCGGAGGGCGCAAGGCGATCGTGCCGCAGATAACCGGCAGAGCCTGGATCACAGGAGAGCACAACTACTATCTCGATCCGACGGATCCCTATCCGCAAGGCTATGTGCTGTCGGATACCTGGGGCACCTCGACTTCGGTGACGCAATAGAATTTCCTGCAGTGCGCCGGCTCGGATAACTCGAGCGCCCAGACGCTTCCAGCTTTTGGCCGGTGCGTTTGCGCTTGCAGAATGTCAGCGGACCTTGCAGGGAGGCGCCTGCTCTGATTCCCTGCGGTTGGTGGGGGTCGCCTGATTCGCGTGCTTGCTTCGGTTCCGCATGATCGTGCGGCGGAGCCGCAGGTGCCTTCGGTAGAAAGATGAGGAAATGACCGCCAAGCCGGAAATCCTGGAGATGAGGCCCAAGATCACCGTTGTCGGGGTCGGGGGCGCCGGCGGCAACGCCGTCAACAACATGATCGCCGAAGGGCTGCAGGGCGTCGAGTTCGTCGTCGCCAACACCGATGCCCAGGCGCTCACCATGTCGAAGTCGTCGCGGCTGATCCAACTGGGTGCGCATGTGACCGAGGGCCTGGGCGCCGGGTCCTTGCCCCAGGTCGGGAGCGCTGCCGCGGAAGAATCCATCGACGAGATCATGGATCATCTTGCGGGAACGCATATGTGCTTCATCACCGCCGGCATGGGCGGCGGCACGGGGACGGGTGCGGCGCCCGTGATCGCGCGTGCCGCGCGCGATGCCGGCATCCTGACGGTGGCCGTCGTCACCAAGCCTTTCGTGTTCGAAGGCAAGCGCAGGACGCAGGCGGCCGAGGAAGGCATCGAACGGCTTCGCGAGAGCGCCGATACCGTGATCGTCATCCCGAACCAGAACCTCTTCAGGGTCGCCGACGCCAGGACCACGTTCGCCGACGCCTTCGCCATGGCGGACCGCGTTCTCTACGCGGGTGTCGGCTGCATCACCGATCTCATCGTCAAGGAAGGCCTGATCAATCTCGATTTCGCCGACGTGAAGTCGGTGATGCGGGACATGGGCCGGGCGATGATGGGAACCGGCGAAGCCTCCGGGGAGGGGCGCGCCAAGATCGCGGCCGAGGCGGCGATCGCCAATCCGCTCCTCGATGAAGCTTCCATGTCCGGCGCCAGGGGGCTGCTCGTGTCGATCTGCGGCGGCATGGACATGACGCTGTTCGAGGTCGACGAAGCCGCGACGCGGATACGCGAAGAGGTCGACGCCGATGCCGACATCATCGTCGGCGCCATCTTCGACCAGGCATTGGCGGGAAAGTTCCGCGTGTCCGTCGTCGCGACGGGTCTGCGCAAGAGCGCCGACATCGCGCAATTCGAGCAGAGGATCGCCTGAGACCACGGCGCCTCACGGCTGCGCTGGCCCCCGACGGCACGATGCAATCGGGCCGATATCCGTTTCCGGCGGCGAACAATCACGACCGCATGGACCCATATCTGTCCAGTTTGGACAAATTCATCGGTCCGTTCGACAGGAGTCGATTTAAGTTCCGGCAGGGAGGAGTAGAACTTAGCGACGATCGATGGAGTGTCGCGCCCCCCGGGAGGACTATCTTGCTCTTTGCCGTCCACTGTCTCGACTATGCCGATGCGCTTGCTCGCCGGCTTGCCAATTACGATGCCCACAAGGCCTATCTTGCCGCCGGATCGGTCGCGACCGTAATCTCCGGGCCGCTGGTCGCTGCGGACGGTGCGACCATGATCGGCTCGCTCTTCGTGTTTTCCGCGGACAGCATCGAAGATGTGAAGGCGTTCAACGCCACCGACCCGTTCAATGCCGCCAATGTCTGGCAAAGCGTCAGCATCAATCCGTTCCTGCTGCGTGTCGATAATCGCGGCTGACGGGGAGAGGCTCGATGAAAAGCTTCGTCTATAATGGCCAGCCGGCGCGCGTCGTCTTCGGATCTGGCACCATTGCAAGGCTGCCGGAGGAGATCGACCGTCTGGGGCTGAAGCGTGTGCTCGTGTTGGCGACGCCGCCGCAGGAGACCGAAGCCCGGCGGCTTGCCGGTACGCTCGGCGGCACCGCGTCCGGTGTCTATGCCGGGGCGACGATGCATACGCCCGTGTCCGTGACCGAGGACGCGCTGCGGGTCGTGGCGGAACTCGAGGCCGACGGGCTGGTCGCGGTCGGCGGCGGCTCCACGACGGGCCTCGCCAAGGCGATCGCGTTGCGCACCGACCTGCCGCAGATCGTAATGCCGACGACCTATGCCGGCTCGGAAATGACACCCATCCTCGGCGAGACGAAGGATGGCGTGAAGGTCACCCAATCGAGCCCGCGCGTGCTGCCGGAAGTGGTCATCTACGACGTCGACCTGACGATGACGCTTCCCGCCGCGTTGTCGGGGACAAGCGGCATGAACGCCATCGCCCATGCGGTCGAGGCGCTCTACGCGAGGGAAAGCAACCCGGTTATAAACCTGATGGCCGCCGAGGCCATCGGCGCATTGGCGAGCGCCTTGCCGGTCATCGCCGAGAAGCCGCATGACCGCGATGCACGCTCCAAGGCGCTTTACGGCGCCTGGCTCTGCGGCATCTGCCTCGGCTCGGTCGGCATGGCGCTGCACCACAAACTTTGCCACACGCTGGGCGGCAGTTTCGATCTGCCGCATGCGGAGACCCATACGATCGTGCTGCCGCATGCGCTGGCCTATAACGCCCCCGCCATTCCGGCGGTCATGGAAACCCTGCGGGCCGTGCTGAAGACGAACGACCCGGCGACGGCTCTCTACGATCTTGCGGGCAGGATCGGCGCAAAGCGCGCCCTGTCTGAGATAGGCATGCCGTCCGACGGGATCGACACCGCGACGGACCGCGCGCTGGCCAATCCCTACTGGAACCCGCGGGCGCTGGAGCGGGAACCGATCCGGGCTCTTATCGCGCGCGCCTATGCCGGCGAGCCGCCGCAGGCCTGAGAACCCGAACGTCCCTGGAGGAGTTATCGCCATGACAGGCACCGCAGACGCCGCTCGACCGAAATATCCCTATTTCGAGGAAGAGACCTCGGTCGACGTGGTCAACGCGCGCATGGGGCCGGATGTCGACCCGCGCCTGCGGCAGGTGATGGGCGTGCTGGTGAAGCACCTGCACGCCGCCATCAAGGAGATCGAGCCGACGCATGAGGAGTGGCTGCAAGGCATCAAGTTTCTCACCGATGTCGGCAAGATGTGCTCCGACTGGCGGCAGGAATTCATCCTTCTTTCCGATACGCTTGGCGTTTCGATGCTTGTCGACGCGATCAATCACCGGCGTCCGAACGGCGCCACGGAAAACACCATCCTCGGACCGTTCTATGTGCCGGAGGCCCCGCGCTACGAGCACGGCGCTAACATCTGCCTCGACGGCAAGGGCGAGCCGATGGTGGTGCGCGGTCGCGTGCTCGACACGCAAGGCAAGCCGATCGCCGGCGCGCTGATCGATGTCTGGCAGACCAATGACGACGGCTTCTACGATGTCCAGCAGAAGGACATCCAGCCCGACTGGAATCTGCGCGGGGTCTTCACCGCCGACAAGAAGGGCGAATACTGGTATCGTTCGGTCAAGCCGCGCTACTATCCCATCCCCGACGACGGACCGGTCGGAAAGATGCTCGCCGCGCTCGGGCGTCATCCAAACCGGGCGGCGCATGTGCACTACATCGTCAGCGCGCCGGGTTACGATCCCGTCATCACCCACATCTTCGCGCCCGATTGCCGCTACCTCGCCGAGGACGCCGTCTTCGGCGTGAAGGATTCGCTGATCGCGGATTTCACCAAAGTCACCAACCCGGAAAAGGCGCGCGAGCTCGGTTTCGACGCTCCGTTCTGGTCCGTCGAATGGGATTTCGTCATGGCTCCCAAGACCGCCGGAACTT includes the following:
- a CDS encoding intradiol ring-cleavage dioxygenase yields the protein MTGTADAARPKYPYFEEETSVDVVNARMGPDVDPRLRQVMGVLVKHLHAAIKEIEPTHEEWLQGIKFLTDVGKMCSDWRQEFILLSDTLGVSMLVDAINHRRPNGATENTILGPFYVPEAPRYEHGANICLDGKGEPMVVRGRVLDTQGKPIAGALIDVWQTNDDGFYDVQQKDIQPDWNLRGVFTADKKGEYWYRSVKPRYYPIPDDGPVGKMLAALGRHPNRAAHVHYIVSAPGYDPVITHIFAPDCRYLAEDAVFGVKDSLIADFTKVTNPEKARELGFDAPFWSVEWDFVMAPKTAGT